The DNA sequence GACCATATTCGGCCTGTTGTTCCTGAGCGTCACCGGCAGGGCGTTCTATCTCCAGATACTCCAGCACGAGGAGCTGGTGAAGAAGGCCGAGCGGCAGCACCAGCATATCGTCCAGCTCAACCCGGGGCGCGGCGTCATCATGGACCGCAACGGCACGCCGCTGGCCGTGTCCGTGGACATGGATTCATGCTATGCCGAACCGCGCCGCATCAAGGACATGGACGGCACGGCCGGGGTGCTGGCGCCGTTTCTCGGGACATCAAAGCAGGAACTGCTCAAGAAGCTCTCCAGCGACAAGGGGTTTGTCTGGATCGAGCGGCGCCTGACCCCCGAGGTAGCGGCCCGGATCAAGAACCTCAAGCTGACCGGCATCGGCTTTGTCTCCGAGTCGAAACGCTTTTACCCCAATAGCGAGGTCGCTTCCCACGTGGTCGGGTTTACCGGCGTGGACCCGGTCGGGCTGGAAGGGGTGGAACGCAAATACGATTCCGTCATCCTGGGCAACACCGGCTACATGGTGACCGAGCGCGATGCCCTGGGACGCGATATAGCCCTCAAGGATACGGTCATCAAAAATTCTTCGCCGGGCAAGAACATCGTTCTCACCCTGGACAAGAACATCGAATACATCGCGGAAAAGGAACTGGCCAAGGCGGTGACGGAGAGCGGCGCCAAGAACGGCATGGCCCTGGTCATGGAATCGGATACCGGCAGGGTTCTCGCCATGGCCAATTATCCCACCTTCAACCCCAATGCCTATGCCCATTACCCCCAGGCCATACTGCGCAACCGCGTCGTCGCCGACAGTTTCGAGCCCGGTTCGACCTTCAAGATCTTCCTGGTCTCCGCGGCACTGGAGGAGCGGATCCTCAGGCCAAACGACGTCATCAACTGCGAGAACGGCCGCTATACCGTCGCCGACCGGACCATCCACGATACCCACAGCTACGCCCGGCTGTCCGTGAGCGACATCCTCAAGTATTCGAGCAATATCGGCGCGGCCAAGATCGGCTTCAAGCTCGGCGATGAACGCCTGTTCCGCTATCTGAGAAATTTCGGGTTCGGCGAGCGCACCGGCGTGGACCTCCCGGGGGAGTCCCCGGGCAACCTGCGGGACAAGCACCGCTTGTACGGGGTTGATCTGGCCACCATCTCCTTCGGCCAGGGGGTCTCGGTCTCGGCCATCCAACTGGTGAGCGCGGTTTCCGCCGTTGCCAACGGCGGCACGCTCATGAAGCCTTTCCTTGTGGAGCGCATCCTGGACGACAGCGGCCGCGAGGTGCAGAAATTCGAGCCCCAGGCGGTGCGCCGCGTGATCTCCACGGATACGGCCAAAAAGGTCACCAGGATGATGGAGAGCGTCACCAGCGAAGGCGGTACCGGCCTCAACGCCGCCATAGACGGGTTCCTGGTGGCCGGCAAGACCGGCACGGCTCAAAAGGCGGACCCGGTGACCCACGGCTACTCCGCCACCCGGAGGACCGGTTCGTTTATCGGTTTTGTCCCGGCCGACAAGCCCAAGCTGACGATCCTGGTGGTGATCGACGAACCGAAGACCAGCCCCTACGGCGGCGTTGTTGCGGCCCCGGCTTTCCGCTCCATTGCCGTGAATGCGCTGGCCTATCTGAAAATCATGCCCAAGGGCGAGACCCAAAAGGCGCCCAAGGTCGTTGCCGCCCAGACCCCGCCCCCCCCGAAGACGGATGCCGCGTCGGAGGGAGACGCCCTGGATGCGACTACCGGGGTTGCCGTCATGCCGGATTTCCGAGGCATGAGCATGCGCCGGGTCATGCAGGTGATGGAAAAACGCGGTATCAATATCAAGCTGATGGGTAGCGGACGGGCCGTGGAACAGAATCCTCCCCCCGGTCAGACGATCCGAGGGGTAGACGAGGTTTGGATAAAATTCACACCTTCCGCATGAACCGTCACAACCTGCACCCGTCGGCAGGTTGTGTCATTTTTCGGAGAATAGCATGAAACTTGCCCACATCCTTGCCCCGGTACCGGACGCCGAACTCCACGGCAGCGAAGCCATCGAGATCACGGCCCTGAGTTGCGACTCGCGCCAGATCAAGCCGGGCACGCTCTTCTTCGCCCTGCGCGGCACGGCGGCCGACGGCCACCGTTTCATCCCCCAGGCAGTGCAGGACGGTGCAGCCGCCGTGGTGCTGGAAGATGCCGCCTGTGCCCCCGCCGGCTGCACCTGGATCAGGGTGACTGACGGCCGTGCGGCCATGGCTCGCATGGCGGCGGCGTTCTACGGCAATCCAACCGCGGACCGGCCGCTGATCGGCATTACCGGCACCAACGGCAAGACCACCACCACCTACCTGATCGAGGCGATCCTGGCGGCGGCGGGCCTGCCCGCGGCGGTGCTCGGCACCATCAGCTACCGCTTCGGCGCAACAACCATCGAGGCGTCCCGCACCACGCCCGAATCCACGGAATTGCAGGCCGCGTTCCGCCGGTTGGCCGATGCCGGCGCCCAGGCCTTCGTGATGGAGGTGTCGTCCCATGCCCTGGAACAGAAACGGGCCGACGGTTGTCACTTCGATGTGGGCATCTTCAGCAACCTGACCAGGGATCATCTCGACTATCACGGCACCATGGAGGAATACCTGCACGCCAAGCAGCGCCTCTTTGCCGAACTGCTGCAGCCCACCGCCGCCAAACCGCGCCGCCGGGCCGCCGTCAACATGGACGACAGCTACGGCGCCCGCGTGGCGGACAAGGCGGCCTGTCCGGTGATCGGTTACGGCATCGATTACCCCGGCGACGTCCGCCCGGTGGAGGTGGCCATCACCGTCAACGGCATCAGCGGGACCATCAGGACGCCCGCCGGAGAGTTCACCTTTGCCTCCAAACTGTTGGGCCGCTTCAACCTCTCCAACATCCTGGCGGCCGTTGCGGCCGGCGTCGCCCTGGACCTGCCGCTCACGGCCATCAAGGCCGGCATCGAAGGGCATGCCACGGTTCCGGGACGCCTGGAGCGGATTGGCAATACCTGCGGCGTCACCTGCCTGGTGGACTACGCCCACACCGGCGACGCCCTGTACAACGTACTCGCGACCCTGAAGGAGATAGCAACGAACCGGCTCATCACCGTCTTCGGCTGCGGCGGCGACCGCGATCCGGGCAAACGTCCGATCATGGGGAAGATCGCCGCGGAGATGAGCGACCTGGCCATCGCCACCTCGGATAACCCCCGGACCGAGGACCCGCTCGCCATACTGGCCCAGGTCAAGGAAGGCATCACGCCCCTCGGCATACGGGAATACACGTCCGAGGAGTTGACGGCACGGCCGGCATTGGACGAGCGGGGCTTCGTCATGCTGGAAAACCGCCGTGCAGCCATCCGTTTGGCAACGCGCCTGGCACGGCCGGGCGACATCCTGCTCCTGGCCGGCAAGGGGCATGAGGATTACCAGATCATCGGCACGACCAAACACCACTTTGACGACCGCGAGGAGGCCGCCGCGGCATTCGGGGAGAAAACAGCCTAGATGTTTACCGCACACGAGATAGCCGCCGCCACCGGCGGCCGCATCATCGGCAGCGCCGGGACCGGCGTATCGGCCGTATCCACCGACTCGCGCACTGTTGCGCCCGGAGAGTTGTTCGTGCCGCTCAGGGGCGACCGCTTCGACGGACACGACTTCATCGCCGAGGTGGCCGCCAAGGGCATCACCATGGTACTGGCCGAAGAGAAATGGCTCGTCCATCACGTGCTCCCGGCCGGATGCTCGGGCGTTGCGGTCAAAGACACGTTGCGGGCGCTGGGCGACCTGGCAGCGGCCTATCGGCAACGCTTCGACATCCCGGTCATCGCCGTGACCGGAAGCAACGGCAAGACCACCACCAAGGAGATGCTGGCCACCATCCTGGAACAGCTCGGGCCAGGCCTGAAAACCGAGGGGAACCTCAACAACCTGATCGGCATGCCCCAGATGCTGTTCCGTCTGCGTCCGGAACATCACTGGGCCGTACTGGAGATGGGCATGAGCGAACCGGGCGAGATCGACCGTTTGGCGGAGATTGCCCGCCCCCGGGTCGGCATCGTGCTGAACGCCCTGGCGGCGCACCTCCAGAGCATGGGCACGGTCGAGGCCGTGGCCAACGCCAAGGGAGAGTTGCTCCACCGCATCAGCGACGGCGGCCTGGCAGTCGTGAACGGCGACGATTCCCGGGTCAGCAGCCTGGGGCAGAATGCCTCGGCGCGGCGCATCAGCTTCGGCATCAGCCGCGGCGAGGTCAGAGCCAAGAACATCGAGCACCTGGGGCTGGAGGGGGAATCGTTTCTGGTCGTCACCCCCCGTGGGGAGTTCCAACTCCACCTCAGCGCCTTCGGCCAGCACAACGTATCCAACGCCTTGGCGGCCACTGCGGCCTTGCTTGACAAGGTGCCGCTTGACACCATAGCCGAGGGTCTTGCCGCATTCAGACCGTATAAGGGGCGTTTCCAGTTGGAACGGCTCGGGGCAATCACCCTGGTGGATGACAGCTACAACGCCAACCCGGCCTCCATGAAGGCGGCGCTGGAGACCTTGGCCCAGATCGCCCCCGAGGGGCACCGGGTCGCCCTGCTGGGGGACATGCTGGAATTGGGCGGGCACGAGGCCGAGGCCCACGAAGGGGTCGGCACGGTCGCAGGGCGAAACGTGGACCGGCTCTTCCTGCTGGGCAATCTGATGAATCGCCATGCCGCCCAGGCGGCCATCCAGGCCGGTTTGCCTGCCGAGTCGGTTCACTGCTGCCAGAGTCACGACGAACTTGCCGAAGGGGTGAAGCGGTCGCTTCTACCGGGAGACGTGATCCTGATCAAGGGCTCCCGGGGCATGACCATGGAGCGGTCGGCGGCGATCCTGAGGCAGTCCATGTCACACAACGAAAAGGGATAAACCATGCTTTACCACATTTTCTACCCGCTGGCGGCGAATGTAAAACTATTCAACATCTTCAAATACCTGACCTTCAGAACTATCTATGCCATGATCACGGCGCTCCTCGTCTGCTTCGTGCTCGGCCCCTGGATCATCCGCAAACTGGAGAGCCTCCAGGCCCGCCAGGTGATCCGCACCGACGGCCCGGAATCGCACCTGCAGAAACAGGGCACCCCCACCATGGGCGGGGTGATGATCCTGGCCGCCATCGTGATCCCCACGCTCCTGTGGGCCGATCTTTCCAATCAGTATGTCTGGACGGCGCTCTTCATCACCATCGGCTATGGCGTGATCGGGTTCGTGGACGATTACAAGAAGGTGACGGAAAAGAACACCAAGGGGCTCTCCGCACGCCAGAAGATGTTCTGGCAGGTGCTTCTGGCCGTGGCCGTGGCGGTGTTCCTGTTCCTCAAACCCGGCTTCAGCGAGGAGCTCTACTTCCCCTTCTTCAAACGTTTCCACCCCGATCTGTGGATATATTTCATCCCGTTCGTGGCCCTTGTGATCGTGGGCGCCAGCAATGCCGTCAACCTGACCGACGGGCTGGACGGGTTGGCCATCGGCCCGGTGGCCATCAATGCCGCCACCTATATGCTCTTTGCCTATATTGCCGGCCACGCCACCCTGTCGGCCTACCTGCAGGTCCCCCGGGTGCCGGGGGCCGGCGAACTGGCCGTCATGTGCGGCGCCATGGTGGGTGCCGGGCTGGGGTTTCTCTGGTACAACTCCTACCCGGCCGAGGTCTTCATGGGTGACGTCGGCTCCCTTTCCCTGGGCGGCACCCTGGGTGTCATCTCCGTTCTGACCAAGCAGGAGATCCTGCTGGTGATCGTGGGGGGGGTGTTCGTGGTCGAGGCGTTGTCGGTCATCTTCCAGGTGGGCTCCTACAAGTACCGGGGCAAGCGCATCTTCCGCATGGCGCCGATCCACCATCACTTCGAGTTGAAGGGGGTGGCGGAACCCAAGATCATTGTGCGCTTCTGGATCATCACGATCATCCTGGCGCTGGTGGCGATCTCGACGTTGAAGATGCGCTAGATTCGATCCAATCCGCCACGGAGCCTCAGAAACGCGGAGAAAGGCTGGAGAAAACCCTCGATTGAGCGCATGATAGGCAGAAGTGAAGATGAAGAATAACTATCCGCGTACAAGAGACGAGAAGAACAAAGGACGTATGAGTGATCTGCAAAGATTTTCTCCGGGCCGCTGTGGCTCCACGGCAAAAATGAAGGTCTCACTATGGAACTGAATGACAACAACATCCTCGTCGTGGGCCTGGCCAAAACCGGCGTGGCCTGCGCCCGCTTCCTGGCCGCGCGGGGCGCCCGCGTCACCGTGACCGACATGCGTGATGAATCGGCCCTTGCCTCCCAACTTGCGGAGCTGGCGGCTTGTGACATCCGGAAGGTATTGGGCAGCCACGATGAGCGGGACTTCACCGGCGCCGACCTGATCGTGGTCTCGCCCGGCGTGCCCCAGGACCACCCCCTGCTGGTGAAGGCCGCGGCAGCGGGCCGGGAGATCGTCAGCGAGATCGAGCTGGCCTCACGCTTCATCGACGCGCCGCTGGCGGCCATCACCGGCACCAACGGCAAGACCACCACCACGACCCTGGCCGGCGAGATCTTCAGGGCCAATGGCTACCGCACCTTTGTGGGGGGGAACATCGGCAATCCGCTGATCGAGCTGGTGGAGTCGGGCGAACCGGTGGACCGGGTGGTTGCGGAGATCAGTTCGTTCCAACTGGAGTGGATCGGCACCTTCCGTCCCCGGGTGGCGGCCCTGCTGAACCTGAGCGAGGACCACCTGGACCGCTATGCCAGCTACCAGGAGTATATCGACGCCAAGCTGCGCATCTTCGAGAACCAGGAAGCCACGGATTTTGCCGTGGTCAACCGGGACGACGCACTGGTGTGGCGCTACGCCCAGGGGTTGCGGGCGCACCTGTTCCCCTTCAGCCGCAAGCTGGAGTTGACCGAAGGGATCTTCCACCGGGACGGTGTGATCGTCTGCCGCCACAACGGCCGGGAGGAGCGTTTTCCCACCAGGGACATCCGCCTCCAGGGGGTGCACAACCTGGAGAACATCATGGCCGCCCTGGCCTGCGCGCTGCTCTTGGGGTGCCGGCCTGACGCCAGCTTCGAGGCCGTCCAGGGGTTTGGAGCGCTGCACCACCGCATGGAGTTCGTGGCCGAGAAGAACGGCGTCCGCTATTACGAGGACAGCAAGGCCACCAATGTGGGGAGCGTGGAAAAGGCGCTGGAAAGCTTCGACGCCATCACCCTGATCGCCGGAGGCAAGGACAAGGGCGGCTCCTACGCCCCGCTGGAGCCCCTGGTGCGGGACCGGGTGCGGCACCTGGTTCTGATCGGCGAGGCGGCCGGCCGCATGCAGGCCGAGCTGGGGTCCCTGACCGACACCCGCCGGGCAGCGACCCTGGAGGAGGCGGTCGCCCTGGCGGCCCGAATCACGGAGCCCGGGGGGACCGTCCTCATGTCGCCGGCCTGCTCCAGCTTCGACATGTTCAGCGGCTACGAAGAGCGGGCTCAGCGGTATATTGCAGCGGTAAAGGCTCTCTAACCCATGTTCAAAAAACTCGACGAATATGATCTGGTGATCATGCTGATGGCCATTGCCCTGACCTGCTTCGGGGTGGTGATGGTCTATTCGGCGTCGTCGGTCATGGCCGCGAAACGTTTTCACGATGGCTTTTTCTTCCTCAAGCGCCAGGGTCTGTTCGCCCTGTTGGGCTTTGGCATCATGCTATCGGTGATGCGGGTCGATTACCATACCTGGAAACGGGTAGCCGTACCGGGGCTGCTGCTCTGCCTGGTGTTGCTCGGCCTGGTCCTGATACCGGGCATCGGCGGCAAGGCCGGCGGCTCGTCCCGCTGGATCAAGCTGCCCGGTTTCAACCTGCAGCCGTCGGAAATGGCCAAGCTGGCCCTGATCATGTACATGGCCTATTCCCTGGACAAAAAGCAGGACAAGGTCAAATCCCTGACCGCCGGCTTCATCCCCTACATGATCGTGCTCATGTTCCTGATCAGCCTGCTGGTGCTCCAACCGGACCTGGGGGGGGCGCTGACCCTGGCGTTCGTGGCCATGGTGATGCTCTTCGCGGCCGGCACGCGGCTGGTGTACATCTTCTCCATGCTGCTGTTGGCCATGCCCTTTCTGATGTACAAATTGAGCAGGGGCTACCATAAAGGACGCATGGAGGCGTTCCTCAACCCCTGGAGCGACCCGGAGGGGAAAGGCTTTCAGATCATCCAGTCCTGGCTGGCCCTGGGGACCGGGGGCGTCTTCGGCCAGGGCCTGGGTGAGGGAAAACAGAAACTCTTCTACCTGCCCGAGGCCCACACCGACTTCATCCTCTCCGTGGTGGGGGAAGAGCTGGGGTTTCTGGGGGTGGTGGTCATCATCGGCATGTTCTTCCTGCTGGTGCAGCGCGCCATGCGCATTGCCGTGGCCGCGCCCGACACCTTCGGACGCTTTCTGGCCCTGGGGATCGCCGTGCTGTTCGGCATCGAGGCCACGGTCAACATGGGGGTCGTGACCGGCCTGCTCCCCACCAAGGGGCTGGCGCTCCCCTTTATCAGCTATGGCGGCAGTTCGCTCCTGATCAGCCTGTTCGCCGTAGGCATCCTGCTCAACATCTCCTCGGGGCTGAAGATCGCACCGATCAGTCTGAAGGAGGAAAAATGAGACTGCTGATTGCCGGCGGCGGCACCGGCGGCCATCTCTTTCCCGGCATCGCCGTGGCCGAGGAGTTTCTCTCCCGCGACCCGGCCAACGAGGTACTGTTCGTCGGCACCGAACGGGGCATCGAAGCCCGCGCCGTCCCGGCGGCAGGCTACCGGCTCGAGCTGATCTCGGCGGCCGGCATCCGCGGCAAGGGGGGGCTGAGCCAGATCAGGGGGGCGGCCATGATGTTCTACGGGTACGCCCAATCCCGCAAGATCCTGAAAGAATGGCGCCCCGACATGGTGATGGGCGTGGGAGGCTACGCCTCGCTCCCCATGGTACTGGCGGCCCGCGGCATGCGGCTCCCCTGTTTCATCCACGAGCAGAACGCCATCCCGGGCCTCACCAACCGCCTGCTGGCGAAATTCGTCGACCGGGTGTTCATCACCCTGGACGAGTCGTCCCGTTTTTTCCCCAAGGGAAAGACGCTCTTGACCGGCAACCCGCTGCGGCGGCAGATCCTGGAGATGGTGGCGGGACAGACGCCCCCCTCCATTGCGGAGATTCACCAACAGCAGTACGGAAACGGTGGGGGCGGCCCCTTTCGCCTTTTCATCTTCGGCGGCAGCCAGGGAGCCCACGCCATCAACATGGCCATGCTGGCGGCGCTGCCCCATCTGGAACGCTACGCCGCCAGACTGGAGATCACCCACCAGACCGGCGAGAAAGACGCGGCCCTTGTGGCCGAGGCCTACCGCAACCACGGCTTCAACGCCAGCGTCATGCCGTTCATCCAGGATATGGCTGCGGTCTACCGGCGGGCCGATCTGGTGATCTGCCGCGCCGGGGCCACCACCATCGCCGAGGTGACGGCCTGCGGCAAGGCCTGCCTGTTCATCCCCTTCCCCTTTGCGGTGGATGACCACCAGCGCAGGAATGCCGAGGCGTTCCTCAAGAAGGGGGCTGGTTTCATGCTGCTGGAACGGGAGTTGTCAGGGGAGCGGCTGGCCGGGATCATCCACGAACTGGCCGAAAGCCCGGAGACGGTACAACGCACCGGGGCACTGGCCTTCGGTCTGGCCCGGCTGGACGCGGCCCGGATCATCGTGGACGAGATGATGAAGACACTATAAAAAAATATTACATCCGCCACAGAGACACGCAGACACAAAGGGAAGCATTCCGGCAAAAGGCGCTGTTCGGATGGCTGCCATTCTCTCTGGCTCAATGGCAAAGAGGTGTTGACCATGTACGGTAAAATAGAAAGAATCCATTTCGTCGGTATCGGCGGCATCGGCATGAGCGGCATCGCCGAGGTGCTCATCAACCTCGGCTACAAGGTGTCCGGCTCCGACCTGCGCAACTCCGACACCACGGACCGCCTCGCCTCCCTGGGGGCCGAGATCGGCATCGGCCACAAGGCTGAAAACCTGAAGAGCTGCGACGTGGTGGTGATCTCCTCTGCCGTGCACGACGACAACCCCGAGGTGGTGGAGGCCAAACGGCTGCACGTGCCGGTCATCCCCCGGGCCGAGATGCTGGCGGAACTGATGCGCATGAAATACGGCATTGCCATCGCCGGCACCCACGGCAAGACCACGACCACCTCCATGGCCGCCTCCATCCTGGGCCATGCCGGCATCGACCCGACCATCGTCATCGGCGGCAAGCTGAATGCCATCGGCACCAACGCCCGGCTCGGGCAGGGGCAGTTCCTGGTGGCCGAGGCGGACGAATCGG is a window from the Oryzomonas sagensis genome containing:
- the murD gene encoding UDP-N-acetylmuramoyl-L-alanine--D-glutamate ligase, with translation MELNDNNILVVGLAKTGVACARFLAARGARVTVTDMRDESALASQLAELAACDIRKVLGSHDERDFTGADLIVVSPGVPQDHPLLVKAAAAGREIVSEIELASRFIDAPLAAITGTNGKTTTTTLAGEIFRANGYRTFVGGNIGNPLIELVESGEPVDRVVAEISSFQLEWIGTFRPRVAALLNLSEDHLDRYASYQEYIDAKLRIFENQEATDFAVVNRDDALVWRYAQGLRAHLFPFSRKLELTEGIFHRDGVIVCRHNGREERFPTRDIRLQGVHNLENIMAALACALLLGCRPDASFEAVQGFGALHHRMEFVAEKNGVRYYEDSKATNVGSVEKALESFDAITLIAGGKDKGGSYAPLEPLVRDRVRHLVLIGEAAGRMQAELGSLTDTRRAATLEEAVALAARITEPGGTVLMSPACSSFDMFSGYEERAQRYIAAVKAL
- the murG gene encoding undecaprenyldiphospho-muramoylpentapeptide beta-N-acetylglucosaminyltransferase, encoding MRLLIAGGGTGGHLFPGIAVAEEFLSRDPANEVLFVGTERGIEARAVPAAGYRLELISAAGIRGKGGLSQIRGAAMMFYGYAQSRKILKEWRPDMVMGVGGYASLPMVLAARGMRLPCFIHEQNAIPGLTNRLLAKFVDRVFITLDESSRFFPKGKTLLTGNPLRRQILEMVAGQTPPSIAEIHQQQYGNGGGGPFRLFIFGGSQGAHAINMAMLAALPHLERYAARLEITHQTGEKDAALVAEAYRNHGFNASVMPFIQDMAAVYRRADLVICRAGATTIAEVTACGKACLFIPFPFAVDDHQRRNAEAFLKKGAGFMLLERELSGERLAGIIHELAESPETVQRTGALAFGLARLDAARIIVDEMMKTL
- the ftsW gene encoding putative lipid II flippase FtsW; the protein is MFKKLDEYDLVIMLMAIALTCFGVVMVYSASSVMAAKRFHDGFFFLKRQGLFALLGFGIMLSVMRVDYHTWKRVAVPGLLLCLVLLGLVLIPGIGGKAGGSSRWIKLPGFNLQPSEMAKLALIMYMAYSLDKKQDKVKSLTAGFIPYMIVLMFLISLLVLQPDLGGALTLAFVAMVMLFAAGTRLVYIFSMLLLAMPFLMYKLSRGYHKGRMEAFLNPWSDPEGKGFQIIQSWLALGTGGVFGQGLGEGKQKLFYLPEAHTDFILSVVGEELGFLGVVVIIGMFFLLVQRAMRIAVAAPDTFGRFLALGIAVLFGIEATVNMGVVTGLLPTKGLALPFISYGGSSLLISLFAVGILLNISSGLKIAPISLKEEK
- a CDS encoding UDP-N-acetylmuramoyl-L-alanyl-D-glutamate--2,6-diaminopimelate ligase: MKLAHILAPVPDAELHGSEAIEITALSCDSRQIKPGTLFFALRGTAADGHRFIPQAVQDGAAAVVLEDAACAPAGCTWIRVTDGRAAMARMAAAFYGNPTADRPLIGITGTNGKTTTTYLIEAILAAAGLPAAVLGTISYRFGATTIEASRTTPESTELQAAFRRLADAGAQAFVMEVSSHALEQKRADGCHFDVGIFSNLTRDHLDYHGTMEEYLHAKQRLFAELLQPTAAKPRRRAAVNMDDSYGARVADKAACPVIGYGIDYPGDVRPVEVAITVNGISGTIRTPAGEFTFASKLLGRFNLSNILAAVAAGVALDLPLTAIKAGIEGHATVPGRLERIGNTCGVTCLVDYAHTGDALYNVLATLKEIATNRLITVFGCGGDRDPGKRPIMGKIAAEMSDLAIATSDNPRTEDPLAILAQVKEGITPLGIREYTSEELTARPALDERGFVMLENRRAAIRLATRLARPGDILLLAGKGHEDYQIIGTTKHHFDDREEAAAAFGEKTA
- a CDS encoding penicillin-binding protein, which translates into the protein MNTDREKWARVRIVMIGTIFGLLFLSVTGRAFYLQILQHEELVKKAERQHQHIVQLNPGRGVIMDRNGTPLAVSVDMDSCYAEPRRIKDMDGTAGVLAPFLGTSKQELLKKLSSDKGFVWIERRLTPEVAARIKNLKLTGIGFVSESKRFYPNSEVASHVVGFTGVDPVGLEGVERKYDSVILGNTGYMVTERDALGRDIALKDTVIKNSSPGKNIVLTLDKNIEYIAEKELAKAVTESGAKNGMALVMESDTGRVLAMANYPTFNPNAYAHYPQAILRNRVVADSFEPGSTFKIFLVSAALEERILRPNDVINCENGRYTVADRTIHDTHSYARLSVSDILKYSSNIGAAKIGFKLGDERLFRYLRNFGFGERTGVDLPGESPGNLRDKHRLYGVDLATISFGQGVSVSAIQLVSAVSAVANGGTLMKPFLVERILDDSGREVQKFEPQAVRRVISTDTAKKVTRMMESVTSEGGTGLNAAIDGFLVAGKTGTAQKADPVTHGYSATRRTGSFIGFVPADKPKLTILVVIDEPKTSPYGGVVAAPAFRSIAVNALAYLKIMPKGETQKAPKVVAAQTPPPPKTDAASEGDALDATTGVAVMPDFRGMSMRRVMQVMEKRGINIKLMGSGRAVEQNPPPGQTIRGVDEVWIKFTPSA
- the mraY gene encoding phospho-N-acetylmuramoyl-pentapeptide-transferase; the encoded protein is MLYHIFYPLAANVKLFNIFKYLTFRTIYAMITALLVCFVLGPWIIRKLESLQARQVIRTDGPESHLQKQGTPTMGGVMILAAIVIPTLLWADLSNQYVWTALFITIGYGVIGFVDDYKKVTEKNTKGLSARQKMFWQVLLAVAVAVFLFLKPGFSEELYFPFFKRFHPDLWIYFIPFVALVIVGASNAVNLTDGLDGLAIGPVAINAATYMLFAYIAGHATLSAYLQVPRVPGAGELAVMCGAMVGAGLGFLWYNSYPAEVFMGDVGSLSLGGTLGVISVLTKQEILLVIVGGVFVVEALSVIFQVGSYKYRGKRIFRMAPIHHHFELKGVAEPKIIVRFWIITIILALVAISTLKMR
- a CDS encoding UDP-N-acetylmuramoyl-tripeptide--D-alanyl-D-alanine ligase; the protein is MFTAHEIAAATGGRIIGSAGTGVSAVSTDSRTVAPGELFVPLRGDRFDGHDFIAEVAAKGITMVLAEEKWLVHHVLPAGCSGVAVKDTLRALGDLAAAYRQRFDIPVIAVTGSNGKTTTKEMLATILEQLGPGLKTEGNLNNLIGMPQMLFRLRPEHHWAVLEMGMSEPGEIDRLAEIARPRVGIVLNALAAHLQSMGTVEAVANAKGELLHRISDGGLAVVNGDDSRVSSLGQNASARRISFGISRGEVRAKNIEHLGLEGESFLVVTPRGEFQLHLSAFGQHNVSNALAATAALLDKVPLDTIAEGLAAFRPYKGRFQLERLGAITLVDDSYNANPASMKAALETLAQIAPEGHRVALLGDMLELGGHEAEAHEGVGTVAGRNVDRLFLLGNLMNRHAAQAAIQAGLPAESVHCCQSHDELAEGVKRSLLPGDVILIKGSRGMTMERSAAILRQSMSHNEKG